The following proteins are encoded in a genomic region of Cryptomeria japonica chromosome 11, Sugi_1.0, whole genome shotgun sequence:
- the LOC131032498 gene encoding uncharacterized protein LOC131032498, whose product MNKPLPGSWRCSYFDQNPPLFLRTDGSTTQRNKDGEEVMITNTCSINSCRSNKCLQVGIFAFSGWSLSIKYLILTTYIVAPILFAWISEGVGSVGLLHLYKFVSAVYYHHTMFNFKFVSAVYMLDFG is encoded by the exons ATGAATAAGCCGCTGCCTGGATCATGGAGATGCTCTTACTTCGATCAAAACCCTCCACTCTTTCTCAGAACTGACGGCTCAACCACACAG AGAAATAAAGATGGGGAGGAAGTTATGATTACAAATACCTGTTctataaactcttgtagatctaaCAAATGTCTACAGGTGGGTATTTTTGCTTTTTCAGGTTGGTCTCTTTCAATTAAATATCTCATCTTGACAACTTACATTGTTGCCCCCATCCTTTTTGCATGGATTTCAGAAGGGGTAGGGTCTGTTGGACTTCTACATCTTTACAAGTTCGTCTCAGCAGTTTACTATCATCATACGATGTTCAACTTCAAGTTCGTCTCAGCAGTTTACATGTTGGACTTTGG GTAA